A region of Mesorhizobium sp. AR02 DNA encodes the following proteins:
- a CDS encoding ABC transporter permease, producing the protein MKAGRFWAWVVFALGAAYFFIPLIATVEFSMRMRRGAYSFDAYKVVLGDARFQATFGYSVLAAVFTIILGVLIVVPAAYWIRLRLPQLRPIVEFITLLPLVIPAIVIVFGYIRMYGSNSPLPFLATDTGTNTLLVIGYATLSLPYMYRAVDTGLRTIDVRTLTEAAQILGAGWSTIITRVILPNVLIAVLSGAFLTFAIVIGEFTMASLLNRPAFGPYLQNIGANRAYEPAALAIIAFAITWGCMSLIQILSRFAPKSANRPN; encoded by the coding sequence ATGAAGGCTGGCAGGTTCTGGGCCTGGGTCGTCTTCGCGCTGGGCGCGGCCTATTTCTTCATCCCGCTGATCGCGACGGTGGAGTTCTCCATGCGCATGCGGCGCGGGGCCTATTCCTTTGATGCCTACAAGGTCGTGCTGGGTGACGCACGCTTTCAGGCGACGTTCGGCTATTCGGTGCTTGCCGCGGTCTTCACCATCATTCTTGGCGTGCTGATCGTGGTGCCGGCTGCGTACTGGATCCGGCTGCGCCTGCCGCAGTTGCGGCCGATCGTCGAGTTCATCACCTTGCTGCCGCTGGTCATCCCGGCCATCGTCATCGTGTTCGGCTACATCAGAATGTATGGCTCGAATTCGCCGTTGCCGTTCCTGGCGACCGACACCGGCACCAATACCTTGCTGGTCATCGGCTATGCGACACTGTCGTTGCCCTATATGTACCGTGCCGTCGACACCGGGCTTCGCACCATCGATGTGCGTACGCTGACGGAAGCGGCGCAGATCCTGGGCGCCGGCTGGTCGACGATCATCACTCGGGTTATCCTGCCCAATGTGCTGATCGCGGTGCTGTCGGGTGCGTTCCTGACCTTCGCGATCGTCATTGGCGAGTTCACCATGGCAAGCCTGCTCAACCGGCCGGCCTTCGGCCCCTATCTGCAGAACATTGGCGCCAACCGCGCCTATGAGCCGGCAGCACTTGCCATCATTGCCTTCGCCATCACCTGGGGTTGCATGTCGCTCATCCAGATCCTGTCCCGCTTCGCGCCGAAATCGGCGAACCGACCGAACTGA
- a CDS encoding glutathione S-transferase family protein → MILIGQYDSPFVRRVGIALTLYGIAFEHRPWSAFGDADKIRPYNPLTRVPTLVLDNGEVLIESHLMLDYLDSLVPADRSMFPTTEPARHQALKVSALATGLGDKAVSLFYEKRLHEKVSDLWAGRCRTQIEAVLAVLEADRAERSTPYWFGDHIGHADIAVAAVLRFIGEAHPGLVSLTDFPALDAHATRMEALAVFQEISQAFIAPA, encoded by the coding sequence ATGATCCTCATTGGCCAATATGACTCGCCTTTCGTTCGCCGCGTCGGCATCGCGCTGACCCTCTATGGCATAGCCTTCGAGCACCGTCCGTGGTCGGCTTTCGGCGATGCCGACAAGATTCGGCCCTATAACCCGCTGACACGGGTGCCGACGCTGGTGCTGGACAATGGCGAGGTGCTGATCGAAAGCCATTTGATGCTCGACTATCTCGACAGTTTGGTCCCGGCCGATCGAAGCATGTTTCCGACGACGGAGCCCGCGCGCCACCAGGCGCTGAAAGTTTCGGCTCTGGCCACGGGGCTCGGCGACAAGGCGGTGAGCCTGTTTTACGAGAAGCGGCTGCACGAGAAAGTCTCCGACCTCTGGGCCGGGCGCTGCCGCACGCAGATCGAGGCCGTGCTTGCAGTACTGGAAGCCGATCGCGCCGAACGGTCGACACCGTATTGGTTTGGCGACCACATCGGCCACGCCGACATCGCGGTTGCTGCCGTGCTGCGTTTCATCGGCGAGGCGCATCCGGGGCTCGTATCGCTGACCGACTTTCCGGCGCTCGACGCGCACGCCACGCGGATGGAAGCCCTGGCGGTCTTTCAAGAGATATCGCAGGCCTTCATCGCACCGGCTTGA
- a CDS encoding EamA family transporter: MTLFVFFAVLAAAAMHAIWNALVKVHLDRFLSITLMTLGMGAAALVVLPFVEVPKAEVWPYIIASVIFHMGYRTFLIGAYQAGDFAQTYPLARGTAPLLAAIGGMFVVAEVPAPLAIVGILLLSAGTLVMSFRGGAHLEKLNLRAVGFAFGTSVFIASYTLSDGSGARLAATAQSYAAWLFICDAFGALVLCLIFRGPKALPVLARDWKTGLFTGVLSGAAYWIVMWAMTKAPIASVASLRETSILFAMLISVYALGEKMTGWRGAAALSIVAGVIALRLG; this comes from the coding sequence ATGACGCTTTTCGTCTTCTTTGCGGTGCTTGCCGCCGCCGCCATGCATGCGATCTGGAACGCGCTGGTCAAGGTCCACCTCGACCGCTTCCTGTCGATCACGCTGATGACGCTCGGCATGGGCGCGGCCGCACTCGTGGTGCTGCCCTTTGTCGAGGTGCCGAAAGCGGAGGTGTGGCCTTACATCATCGCTTCGGTGATCTTCCACATGGGCTACCGCACCTTCCTGATCGGCGCCTACCAGGCCGGCGATTTCGCCCAGACCTATCCGCTGGCGCGCGGCACAGCGCCTTTGCTGGCGGCGATCGGCGGCATGTTCGTCGTCGCCGAAGTGCCGGCGCCGCTTGCCATTGTCGGCATACTGCTTTTGTCAGCCGGCACGCTGGTGATGTCGTTTCGCGGCGGCGCGCATCTGGAGAAGCTCAACCTGCGCGCGGTCGGCTTTGCCTTCGGCACCTCGGTGTTCATCGCCAGCTACACACTGTCCGACGGCAGCGGCGCGCGGCTGGCGGCAACGGCGCAGAGCTATGCCGCCTGGCTGTTTATCTGCGATGCGTTTGGGGCGCTGGTGCTGTGCCTCATCTTCCGCGGGCCCAAGGCGCTTCCGGTTCTGGCGCGTGACTGGAAGACCGGGCTGTTCACCGGCGTGCTCAGCGGTGCGGCCTACTGGATCGTGATGTGGGCGATGACCAAGGCGCCGATCGCCTCGGTGGCGTCGCTGCGCGAGACCTCGATCCTGTTCGCCATGCTGATCTCGGTCTATGCGCTCGGCGAGAAGATGACGGGCTGGCGCGGCGCCGCCGCGCTCAGCATTGTCGCCGGGGTTATTGCGCTCCGGCTTGGTTAG
- a CDS encoding cation:proton antiporter — protein MALFELTLVLLLTAVALTALSRQLEIPYPSLLALAGAGIAFVPGAPMIEIDPELALALFIAPVLLDAAYDTSLRDLKRYRLSLLLLALGAVVFTTVVVAFVGWKMAGLPIAAAIALGAIVAPPDAVAASAVLSQFKVPHRITAILQGESLLNDATALLIYRLAVSAALGSIMLSNAIPTILLSTIGSLIAGYVLGRFSLLTLARIEDAASSTVVQFAGTFGVWILADRLGLSAIITIVAYAMTLARRAPRHMSARRRVSTYSVWETAVFVLNVLAFVLMGLQARSIVGRLSGERQGQAFLFAATVLVVVIVARLVWVASYVAIIRWFARFGGEDRRRDVPTFGGAVLVGWCGMRGLVTLVVAIALPAGFPGRDPIVLAAFAVVLGTLVLQGMTLKPLLRILNFERDTTVDREVAQARVAIMQAALDVLSRKTSAAAAVVREQYEAQRVIAQNPEDAQAATEYDRLRLYAINRQRDTLEELRRNGTIGDEAYHRLEEEIDWAELAASPAGRFQPLTTY, from the coding sequence ATGGCCCTTTTCGAACTCACCCTTGTCCTGCTTTTGACGGCCGTTGCGTTGACGGCGCTGTCGCGACAGCTGGAGATCCCCTATCCGTCCCTGCTGGCCTTGGCCGGGGCAGGGATTGCCTTCGTGCCTGGCGCGCCAATGATCGAGATCGATCCGGAGCTGGCGCTTGCCCTGTTCATCGCGCCGGTGCTTCTCGACGCCGCCTATGACACCTCGCTGCGCGACCTGAAGCGCTACCGGCTGTCGCTGCTGCTGCTGGCGCTTGGTGCCGTCGTCTTCACCACTGTCGTGGTTGCCTTCGTCGGCTGGAAGATGGCGGGTCTGCCGATTGCGGCGGCGATCGCGCTCGGCGCCATCGTCGCGCCGCCGGATGCGGTGGCGGCAAGCGCTGTGCTCAGCCAGTTCAAGGTGCCGCACCGCATCACCGCCATCCTGCAGGGCGAGAGCCTGCTCAACGACGCCACCGCGCTGCTGATCTATCGCCTGGCGGTTTCGGCGGCGCTCGGCTCGATCATGCTGAGCAACGCCATTCCGACAATCCTGTTGTCGACCATAGGCAGCCTGATCGCCGGCTATGTGCTTGGCCGCTTCTCGCTGCTGACGCTCGCAAGGATTGAGGACGCGGCGAGCAGCACGGTGGTGCAATTCGCTGGAACTTTCGGGGTCTGGATCCTGGCGGACAGGTTGGGCCTTTCGGCCATCATCACCATCGTCGCCTACGCCATGACCCTCGCGCGCCGGGCGCCACGCCACATGTCGGCAAGGCGGCGCGTCAGCACCTATTCGGTCTGGGAGACGGCGGTGTTCGTGCTCAACGTGCTGGCTTTCGTGCTGATGGGCCTGCAGGCACGATCGATCGTCGGCCGGCTTTCGGGCGAAAGGCAAGGCCAAGCCTTTCTCTTTGCCGCCACGGTGCTGGTCGTCGTCATCGTGGCACGGCTCGTCTGGGTGGCGAGTTACGTTGCGATCATACGATGGTTTGCCCGCTTCGGTGGCGAAGACAGAAGGCGGGATGTGCCGACATTTGGCGGTGCCGTGCTCGTCGGCTGGTGCGGCATGCGGGGGCTGGTGACGCTGGTGGTGGCCATTGCCCTGCCGGCCGGCTTTCCCGGCCGCGACCCGATCGTGCTTGCCGCGTTCGCTGTGGTTCTGGGCACGCTGGTGCTGCAGGGGATGACGTTGAAGCCTTTGCTGCGGATACTCAATTTCGAGCGGGATACGACTGTTGATCGCGAGGTGGCACAGGCGCGCGTTGCCATCATGCAGGCCGCACTCGACGTGCTGAGCCGCAAGACGTCAGCCGCCGCGGCTGTCGTGCGCGAGCAGTACGAGGCCCAGCGTGTGATCGCGCAAAATCCGGAGGACGCACAGGCGGCAACCGAATACGACCGGCTGCGCCTCTACGCGATCAACCGCCAGCGCGACACGCTGGAGGAATTGCGCCGCAATGGCACAATCGGCGATGAAGCCTATCACCGGCTCGAGGAAGAGATCGACTGGGCGGAGCTGGCGGCATCGCCCGCCGGACGGTTCCAGCCGTTGACGACGTATTAG
- a CDS encoding ABC transporter permease, translated as MTDLSFSDHAVAGKTAPPAEARSLRLPTQWLGVAPFFIFAIMFLILPTLYLMLGAFQNDAGEFTLENIVALAQPSIVAAYWISIKVSLASSLIGAFAGLAIAIAIVRGGLPDWIRSATLTFSGVASNFAGVPLAFAFLATLGRLGLATVILNTLFGLNIYAHGFNILSFWGLTLTYVYFQIPLMVVIIVPAIDGLKKEWGEAAATLGATMAQYWRMVVIPVIWPSFLGTVILLFANAFGAIATAYALTGSSLNIVPILLYAQIRGDVLHNAHLGYAIAFGMILITGLANVFYIWFRTRSERWLK; from the coding sequence ATGACCGATCTCTCATTTTCCGATCACGCTGTTGCCGGCAAGACCGCGCCTCCCGCCGAGGCGCGCAGCCTGAGGCTGCCGACGCAATGGCTCGGTGTCGCGCCATTCTTCATCTTCGCCATCATGTTCCTGATCCTGCCCACGCTCTACCTGATGCTGGGCGCGTTCCAGAACGATGCTGGCGAATTCACACTCGAAAACATAGTTGCATTGGCGCAGCCGTCGATCGTTGCCGCCTACTGGATTTCGATCAAGGTCAGCCTTGCTTCATCGCTGATTGGCGCTTTCGCGGGGCTGGCGATTGCCATCGCCATCGTGCGCGGCGGCCTGCCAGACTGGATACGCTCGGCGACACTGACGTTTTCCGGCGTCGCCTCGAATTTTGCCGGCGTCCCGCTGGCCTTCGCCTTCCTCGCCACACTTGGCCGGCTTGGCCTTGCGACGGTGATTCTGAACACGCTGTTCGGCCTCAACATCTATGCGCACGGTTTCAACATCCTGTCGTTCTGGGGCCTAACGCTGACCTATGTCTATTTCCAGATTCCGCTGATGGTGGTCATCATCGTGCCGGCCATCGACGGGCTGAAGAAGGAATGGGGCGAGGCCGCCGCAACGCTGGGCGCAACCATGGCGCAGTATTGGCGCATGGTCGTCATTCCGGTGATCTGGCCGAGCTTCCTCGGCACCGTGATCCTGTTGTTCGCCAATGCCTTTGGCGCCATCGCCACCGCCTATGCGCTGACCGGTTCGTCGCTCAACATCGTGCCGATCCTGCTCTATGCCCAGATCCGTGGCGACGTGCTGCACAATGCCCATCTTGGCTATGCCATCGCCTTCGGCATGATCCTCATTACCGGTCTTGCCAATGTCTTCTACATCTGGTTCCGCACCCGTTCCGAGAGGTGGCTCAAATGA
- a CDS encoding endonuclease/exonuclease/phosphatase family protein, producing the protein MKLVSYNIQYGFGSDGRYDLSRAARIVDGADIIALQEVERHWQRSHFDDQPELLSRLLPDYHWVYGPAFDMDASERRNGRLVNRRRQFGTMVLSKLPIVWSRLHALPMRRTLRPLNTRNAALECMIRTPAGPVRVLSLHLAHIAADERLEQIDYLLAQHRRAPSEGGPWSGTDDEPSRNWTSGETEPENPQAAIWMGDFNMEPGSVEYRRIVGNTPYHRGAAYLDGFVDAAAVAIEPADAFHTHEKIIDGRLAKRRLDHCFVGGMFAGRVRSVGSDIGEVASDHFPVRIDIDLETPFGLGGR; encoded by the coding sequence ATGAAGCTGGTCAGCTACAACATCCAGTACGGGTTCGGCAGCGACGGTCGCTATGATCTTTCGCGCGCGGCGCGGATCGTTGATGGCGCCGACATCATTGCGCTGCAGGAGGTCGAGCGGCACTGGCAGCGCAGCCATTTCGACGACCAGCCGGAGCTGCTGTCGCGCCTGCTGCCCGACTATCACTGGGTTTACGGGCCGGCCTTCGACATGGATGCCAGCGAGCGGCGCAACGGCCGCCTGGTCAACCGGCGCCGGCAGTTCGGCACCATGGTGCTGTCGAAACTGCCGATCGTCTGGTCGCGGCTGCATGCACTGCCGATGCGCCGCACGCTGCGGCCGCTCAACACCCGCAACGCGGCACTTGAATGCATGATCCGCACGCCTGCCGGCCCGGTGCGGGTACTGTCGCTGCATCTCGCGCATATCGCGGCCGACGAGCGGCTGGAGCAGATCGACTATCTGCTCGCCCAACACCGCCGCGCGCCGTCCGAGGGCGGACCGTGGAGCGGCACTGATGACGAGCCTTCGCGCAACTGGACCAGCGGCGAGACCGAGCCGGAAAATCCGCAGGCGGCGATCTGGATGGGCGATTTCAACATGGAGCCGGGCAGCGTCGAATATCGCCGCATCGTCGGCAACACGCCCTATCATCGGGGTGCTGCCTATCTCGACGGCTTCGTCGATGCCGCCGCGGTGGCGATTGAACCGGCTGATGCCTTCCACACCCATGAGAAGATCATCGACGGCAGACTGGCGAAGCGCCGGCTCGACCACTGTTTCGTAGGCGGCATGTTTGCCGGGCGGGTGCGCTCGGTCGGATCTGATATAGGCGAGGTGGCGTCCGACCACTTCCCGGTTCGGATCGATATCGATCTCGAGACGCCCTTCGGCTTGGGAGGTCGATAA
- a CDS encoding ABC transporter ATP-binding protein, which produces MADPFLSIQHVRKSFGATTVVEDFNLDVERGEFVSFLGPSGCGKTTVLRMVAGFEEPSAGKIVVGGKDITRLKPNQRNVGMVFQAYALFPNLTVAQNIGFGLKVAGMPKADIDARVAEMLGIIKLPQMADRYPYQLSGGQQQRIALARAIAPKPKLLLLDEPLSALDAKVRVSLREEIRSIQKKLGITTIFVTHDQEEALSISDRIAVMYGGKAEQVGTPFEIYNRPATKFVANFVGTLNVLEGKVTDAAAGTVQVNTQEVSLKGKLNGSKSGDTLSLALRPEAISLGRQPGRDSSLTGEISEVHFLGSVIRVRVGIGGNTVSLDTFNSPATPPPAVGEKAEISFSSGDMLVLH; this is translated from the coding sequence ATGGCCGACCCGTTCCTCTCCATCCAGCATGTTCGAAAATCCTTCGGCGCCACCACGGTGGTGGAGGACTTCAACCTCGACGTCGAGCGTGGCGAATTCGTCTCTTTCCTCGGGCCATCCGGCTGTGGCAAGACAACGGTGCTGCGCATGGTCGCCGGCTTCGAGGAGCCGAGCGCCGGCAAGATCGTCGTTGGCGGCAAGGACATCACGCGGCTGAAGCCCAACCAGCGCAATGTCGGCATGGTGTTCCAGGCCTATGCGCTGTTTCCGAACCTGACCGTGGCGCAGAACATCGGCTTCGGCCTGAAGGTCGCCGGCATGCCCAAGGCGGACATCGACGCCCGCGTGGCCGAGATGCTCGGCATCATCAAGCTGCCGCAGATGGCGGACCGCTATCCCTACCAGCTCTCCGGTGGCCAGCAGCAGCGCATCGCGCTGGCGCGGGCGATCGCGCCGAAGCCTAAGCTGCTTTTGCTCGACGAGCCGCTGTCGGCGCTGGATGCCAAGGTGCGCGTGTCGCTGCGCGAGGAAATCCGTTCGATCCAGAAGAAGCTCGGCATCACCACCATCTTCGTCACGCATGACCAGGAAGAGGCGCTGTCGATCTCCGACCGCATCGCCGTCATGTATGGCGGCAAGGCCGAACAGGTCGGCACGCCGTTCGAGATCTACAACCGCCCGGCAACCAAATTCGTCGCCAATTTCGTCGGCACGCTGAATGTGCTCGAAGGCAAGGTCACCGATGCCGCGGCCGGCACGGTTCAGGTCAACACGCAGGAAGTCTCGCTCAAGGGCAAGCTCAACGGCTCGAAATCCGGCGACACGCTGTCGCTGGCGCTGCGGCCCGAGGCGATTTCACTTGGTCGCCAGCCGGGCCGTGACTCCAGCCTGACCGGGGAGATTTCCGAAGTGCACTTCCTCGGTTCGGTGATCCGTGTCCGCGTCGGCATCGGCGGCAACACGGTATCGCTCGATACGTTCAACAGCCCGGCGACACCGCCGCCCGCCGTCGGCGAGAAGGCCGAGATTTCGTTCTCGTCGGGCGATATGCTGGTGCTGCACTGA
- a CDS encoding ClpX C4-type zinc finger protein: protein MKGARHGIEAWGTEPELLVLWETPGRRVAIAGPEAFICNECVQLCVGIVATEHPNWLQQHR, encoded by the coding sequence TTGAAGGGCGCGCGCCATGGCATCGAAGCTTGGGGTACCGAACCTGAACTGCTCGTTCTGTGGGAAACCCCGGGCAGACGTGTTGCAATTGCTGGTCCCGAAGCCTTCATTTGCAACGAATGCGTCCAGCTGTGCGTCGGGATCGTCGCAACCGAACACCCCAACTGGCTGCAACAGCATCGCTAA